The DNA segment CCAGGGATTGCGCGGGCGCGCAATGTTGTGGGGCGCGCGCTCTTGGCCTacgcaaaaataaaatttcctgaCTTTAAAGCTGCACGGGCGCGCGTTAGAGTAGGGCGCGCGCTCTTGGCCTACGCAAAAATATAAATCTGCTGATACAGAGGTGGCGCGGCCGCACAATATAATGGGGCGCGCGCTCTATGGCTTCGAATTGTCCAATTTTCTGCGACAAAACCTGTGGAAAAGTAAAACCATATCAGTTCTCAAGTTACGCAAAATTAATAAAGTAAAAACTAAGACACAAGCATTCTAagataacccttatcaatgaatcaacccaatacaagcgattagatttaaactcacgatagcatgcaaactagtaaaactaataaatctagacaactcatacacaagcggatgaatttagcctagtcaattattatccctacaattcctaacctcacaagcggacgattattaattgtagttgcttcgcaaattagataattcgaacaattacggattcaaactctaatttagcagtagattatatataagaattatcaggtgatcaatctaataatcaaacatacaatcatgaaataaatcagaataatacttgatactcaacaataatcaaaatctgtaaaacatgaatctctcgaataaattaatcaagggcttcgtcttccttaaccaagtattaaaaactagccaacacaattcatgaagaacaaagtaaaaattataagaaaAGATGGAATTCTAGAATTCTTAGAAAAAACCTAGTCTCCTCCCTACGTTTCCTCCCCTTCCTCCGATAATAAAAACTCTCCTTCTTGGTAACAAATCGTCCAAAGATAAGCctaggaattaaaacaagagtttccaaaacataaaattcttcCAAAAATAAGTCTGTGCGACCGACGGCGTGGGCGCTCCATATAGTGGCGCGCGCGCTCAACCTCTACGCTCTTTCATTCCTCAGAATGGCGCGCGCGCTCATTGTTCCTGCGCGGGCGCTCAATGTCTACGCATTTTCTCCTCTTTTCTTCTCagcaatggcgcgggcgcgccttagtATAGAGCGGGCGCTCAATGCTCACGCAAAAATTCCATATTCCTCTAGAtcatcgcgcgggcgcgccactcaGCAGGGCGGGCGCTCGTCACTCTCGAATTTCTCCTTTTCTTCAATTCCTTAagccttcaattcttgatctTTTCTTCCCTCTTTTGCACTTATATCCATCAACTCGATTCCCACGCCTTGTTTCCTTCatataacaaaaacaacagaaaaGCGCATAAAATCGACCAATAAAACACAAGATTCAAGCACAATACTAACAATAGaagcgcataaaatgcacttatcatacGGCCCAAAGTGGTTCGAAGGGCCTGAAGTGGTTTGGAGGGTCCGAAGTGGTCCGGGTGccccgaactgttttggtccttctgaactcatttttggaccccgaGACCTACcttaccatttttggacgttcagaatctgattttccacttatttttaccaaataaggactccttaaacaatttttgaaacttttaaaattatatgtcattttttaacatgtttaaaatcacttaatcttttaaaatggaaccgggctactacattttccccctacttaaaatatttcatcctcgaacaatcttaagtactgaatgcagtaaaatactgaataaacatcttttattcaaactgattcattttacaagttacaatctgaaaatacaacaattcaaaatagctctggataatctgtacacatacgactctcaagttcccaagtggcctcctcagtgccaatatatattgatatctatctcataacttgagataacacctgaaatgagaatactgattatcCTGCCATGAATAATAACTCCTTTGCTGAATTCTGACTTGCGCTACTAGTtgaacaaaactgtttcatccttctttggaaAGTCTAAAAACCAATACAACCTAGCAAATCCCTTGAATCGATCTCATCGAATCTAACATATCAATGATCTAAAGCATCCAATAGACATTCCGGAAAATTGGTGACAACAATCCCGCTGGACCAgataaccttagatctcagctgttatcctttttccatgtctaaacacttgatgctatcctgttagtatccattaaaattcaaacgcttgctagatcaatttctgacaCTGAAGTCCCGAAATTACTGCAAATCATTCCTAAGAACTGAATATCTAAGTACTAtactcatcttatcagtctaccaaaaaTGAACAATTTCAATCattctttatgcaaaagaatatttagctcccccgtcacggggttataacatctgtatctacCTCAGACAAATAGTTGTAAATAGTCATTgggcaccaaacttgcaccaatttaactgaccatttcaaaacatacatgaacacctaagtgctcagctttcactatccaagtgaattctcatactgaCGAATCCATGatgtaacttagcaggctcatgacatctgtcaataACTAACTAGATCAATTATCTTCCAATTATTACAGGAaaacttacctaagtaaactcatcacttagaatttcatgttcatctcgtaatcaagatcctgatacttaattatacctctgatagaatcagacaatactagtaaaacctcctggttctcccccagtatcacgtgcaAGAACTACCTGTCtagaatattcacttgtcaaggaatcctttccaagactattctgacAAAGAAAACTAAAATATGTATCTCTGATAAAGTCAGACGACAGCGTTCAAATCTCTTggcactaatccagtaccaatatCAAATTCATAAAAACATTCCTTTTGATAATTATACCCCTTGCTATAACTGTGCAAAATATCAAGACTCGGGTAGCCTCCCCCAATAGCCTATCTGGAATAAACTTCCCAGAAAACACTGGCGTAGGTCGCGCTTCCTATCCCGTCTTGAACAACCCTGCATAGTCCTCAGCAcctgatataatctatcactaaatctatgatgaaaatccatcatcaataaCCAATGACCCAAACACTGAGTCATTTCAGACACTATGTCAAACCATTGACTTTTTGAATCGTTTCAGGAGAAATCCTAGAACTGATCACTAGCACAACTCTAACTCCTGGTTATGCAAATATCTATCATACTAAAATGCCTAagatcatcatggcgatggtgatgacgACCCAACGATGCTCTAGATCGTCCTGATCACCCCAGCATCCACCCACGCTACTATGGCTACTTTCGTCACCAAGTCCCGCCATCAATACGATGATCAAAATGTTAAACCCAATTTCACTTgttgacccgcaccgtgatcacctactaatcagaagcttaagcatgcatttaacttaaataataaatcatcagaataacagcggaaaatcataaataaatccccaaataaaataattatgatacaaccaaatcgaatgccCAAATGTATCAGAGACAAAAGCCTAGACAGATATCCTTGCTGGTCATCAATCGCCTAAgatctcctggaaccacccgccttaTCCagccgcaaacctgccccatggaatagggtgtccagatacaacaaagtacgggacgtgagcatgataagttcagtacgagagtatgagtatacggtattatatgtgcatgtatgcaagtgaactgtgtACCAAGACatgaggtcaagaatatctgatcaagaacaaacTTGGGTCCTGGTATATGCCACGCTGAGCCgtcgctacaggaggtgaccAACATACTCAGAAGCCCTgacggtgacctaacacaagtacacatgtccaaccaaatatcagtgacctaACACGAGATTCGTGTCCAACTGATTTTGGTGACCTAACATATGTctctgtgtccaaccatctactgaaaggataaatatcccaataccggatatcgcaaggatacaggctcaatatactcatgtatgcaacatactgtcatgacatgttgtatataaaggcatataaaacatgcaatcacataatccatgcaaacacataatacatgcatactcaatctggatatctcgaataatactttcgtaccttactaaggcagatcctagaagctcccatcgaggtccaagcctatcatgcaacactacaacataaataaccatgcattacctagcatgccaaacatcacctactaggctctaaaagtcttaattaaactatagcctactccctatttactatagggaaccaaagtcataccttcgtccgtcgtcagcccgctgatgacgcatgccccagagcctgggcatagcctagctacgacccctagacgcctcgccagagctccgcctcctggctgctactgcggacactgtctgctataaaaatatactatttcctactccaactcttaaagaaagagtcccgaagcccttaaatagagcgattaccgggagaggaaaGGAATTTTTGCacttaaaatgagggattcggacccctatttataggcaaagttcggacggtccgaactgggttcggacgacccgaactgccacttgttcGAGCCTTTTAGACACCTGGGCTCcgttgagttcggacggtccgaactcgggttTGGAGGGCCCGAAGTGGTCTGGGTGccccgaactgttttggtccttctgaactcatttttggaccccaggacctaccctaccattttcggacgtttcgaatctgattttccacttatttttaccaaataaggactccttaaacatgttttgacaattttaaaattatatgtcattttttaacatgtttaaaatcacttaatcttgtaaaatggaaccgggctactacaatattagtcataaaaaattattatataagcACACGACACGTTCATCAAATCGTTGTAACAGATGAAAGTTATGGAAGCTTCACACaatacacatacatatatacatacacatTTTAGGAAAgggagttgatatttacactccattttgtgttatttacactccatttCATGTGTAAAGTGGGATAAAAATTTATTCACAAATGTAgtgcaaataacaaaaaatgaagtgtaaatatcaactccctttaaaaaaatatcaaggaAAATGTGATAAATACTTtggttaaaatatatttattattttttaaaatggcTTCCGTTGGTTTTAAAAGAAATGAACAGGACCTTAAATATGTGATCGCATGTGTTTAGTAAAATGCatgatattcaatttttttaaaaagtttgatttgataacTCGTTCTAAAACGTAAATTAAACTAAAGGTACAACAATAATACAATATATCGATATTTATGTGGTGTAAGAATTATTgtacaaatttaaaattatcACGAAATTTATGTGGTGTAAGAATTATTATACAAATGTTGTTGTActtgtgaataaatattttctaaatatcCCAAAAAATATCTATCAAAACACAAAAACCCATCACTCGTGAAATTAGAAAAAAACATAGAATATTACATTTAATAGAGAACCTGAAAGccattcacaaaattaagaAGAAAAGCAAGAAAACCATTTTAGCACATATATCTCTACTCCACCAAAAATACCAATTATACACAAAAAAAAACGCTATAAATTAATGCCCACAAATCTTTTAAATCGGTTCGATAGACACATCTCACAACAAGTATTAAATTCTCATTTACaaagtaaaaaattaaaatcaatactaaaatcaaaattatttgttttatttttaaataataataataatatttaatatcaaGCAGGGCTCATTCCCTCCCAAATTTGCCAACTGGTCAACTACTTATTTGGTCTCACTTCACATGGTATACACCCTGGTCCAGTTACACCACACCACATTTTATTTTCATTCGAGCCTTCCACCTTTGCCCCTATGTGACATTGTTGTGTCATGATAACGAAGATAAGTATGTTCATTTGATTGTTTATCATCATTTTATCCGATGTTtcgtttatattatatattattatcttatttaTATTTATCGATTTATAATCTTAATATAATGGAGTTGGGTTAACAAGGGCTAGACCGCAAACGATGTCAAGATGAAGAGAAATCAGCCATGATTCTCCATTGATTTTCAAAAAGATGCGACGGAGTTGGAGCAAAAATCAGCGTCAAATTAGAATAACGGTGACTCGGTGAGAGAGGCATACcagaaatattttgaaatataaatatgattaaaaataagaTCCGATTAATGAGatgaatatttatattttaaatgggCTAATCAATCTCACAAATTAGATTCGTAAGACAGTCTAACAAAAAAGTCACTATTAATAAGAAGAGTGGAatgatattatttgaaatagAATCCGGAGTAAAAGGGGTGGATGCATGGTGATTGCAAATGGAGTTGGAGGGTATGAGCGGCATTTCAATGCGAATGCTGAGCGAACAAATGAGGATAACGATGGATGGGTCCCACAGTGGCAGACTTGAATCCATTTATCAAATCCGGCTCTCAATTGGCTCTCACATCCGcttctgtcccttttggaggcAATTCTCTCTCTATAAAAATCTCCCATTTAGGCCACAGATCCAGAGAGAGAAAGTTAGGGTTCGCACAGCACAGCAGGATGAGGGAGATTATCAGCATACACATTGGGCAGGCCGGGATTCAGGTTGGGAATTCTTGCTGGGAGTTGTATTGCCTCGAACATGACATCCATCCAGATGGGATGATGcccaggtttttttttttttttttaaaaaaaaaaaatttggtttacCCCATTTTCTTTTCTGCATTGATCCGTGTGTTCGTGTATTCGGCATTCGTTTTCATGCTGTGGCCTGTGGGATCTTGTGATTTTTCATGTTTTGGTTGTTTTCTCTTCTGGGATGGGATGACCAATTGTTTGTCCCGGATATAGATTTTCTGGCTACGGGTTGTTTCTTAAGgagtttttttttggatttttaagTTTCTTTGGGGCTACATTGTATCTGACACAAGTGTTTGTTAGCTCAATAGATCCGATGTTTTAGAGCAATTGTCGTTTTTAGTGTTGTATTGTTCTTCATAGGTGATTCCTTTTGTCCTTCTCAATTTTACTGATTGCTTATGATGTGTTGATCTATCCTTCTGTGTTATGGGGATTTGAAGAAGGGTGGAATGGGTTGGATTTTGTCTGCTTGTTGGGTTTGATCGGACATCTTTATGAGACATGATTATGTTTAGATATCTGATTCAAAAGAAGGAACTTTATCTAATTAAGCTTGCTTTTTGCTATTTTCAGTTTACTAATTCTGAATTTTGATGCATAAACTACTTGTGGATGTGCAGTGACACGTCGGTGGGTGTGGCCCATGATGCTTTCAACACCTTCTTTAGTGAGACTGGCTCAGGAAAGCATGTCCCGAGAGCTATCTTTGTTGATCTTGAACCTACTGTCATTGACGAAGTCAGGACAGGGGCCTATCGCCAGCTTTTTCACCCGGAACAGCTCATCTCCGGCAAAGAAGATGCTGCCAACAACTTTGCAAGAGGACATTATACAGGTAGAATCTTAATTTGCAGATTTAATGTCGTTTTTGCTTTACTTTTGACATATTGACGCATTGGTTGAATTGATGAACATACAAATTCCTTCGcccatattaatttatttgcaGTTGGGAAAGAGATTGTTGATCTATGCTTGGATAGGGTGAGGAAGTTGGCTGATAACTGCACCGGACTGCAAGGTTTTTTGGTCTTTAATGCAGTTGGTGGTGGTACCGGTTCTGGTTTGGGTTCTTTGCTATTGGAACGATTGTCTGTAGACTATGGGAAGAAATCAAAGCTTGGTTTCACAATTTATCCTTCTCCTCAGGTACTGAAATTGGACTTCGAGTTTCCCATGTAATCATTAGTCTCCAGATGCTGATACTTCATTAATTCTGGATCTTGATTGCGTGTCTCGATTCCAAGTGGCCTTTCTTGCTAGCTATGATGTCTTAATGACTTTAATTTGGACAATGTGTTTTAATTATGGTTTTTACTCCAAAATGCAGGTCTCCACTGCTGTTGTCGAGCCTTACAACAGTGTTCTCTCTACTCATTCGCTTCTTGAGCACACAGATGTTGTTGTGCTCCTGGACAATGAAGCCATTTATGATATCTGCAGAAGGTCTTTAGATATAGAGAGGCCTACATACACCAATTTGAACCGTTTGATTTCTCAAATCATCTCATCCCTCACTACTTCCCTACGATTTGATGGAGCCATCAACGTTGATGTTACAGAGTTCCAGACCAACCTTGTACCATATCCTCGTATCCATTTCATGCTCTCATCATATGCCCCCGTCATCTCAGCTGAGAAAGCATACCACGAGCAGCTATCAGTCCCTGAGATTACGAATGCAGTCTTTGAACCCTCAAGTATGATGGCGAAATGTGATCCGAGACATGGGAAGTACATGGCTTGTTGCTTGATGTACCGTGGTGATGTTGTTCCCAAGGATGTCAATGCCGCGGTTGCTACCATCAAAACTAAACGAACTGTTCAGTTTGTTGACTGGTAAGAGAACTGCAGATAAATTTCCTACCTGAGGAAGCTGAATTCATATCTTGTTACAATACTAGTAATTTTGCATCTTGGGTGATTTTGTCTTCTACTCCATCCAAATTTATTAGTTTTGACAATTTTCTCATAATTACCCATTTTGCCTGCCTGCCTTCGGTTTTTGGGCTGTTAATTGTTGCATTTATTACCAATTCTGTTTCTTGAGGTTTTGACTTGCACTGTTGTAGATCATGGTAACTTATTACGTTTGATCTTGTGACTTACACAGGTGCCCAACTGGCTTCAAGTGTGGAATCAACTATCAACCTCCAGCTGTCGTACCTGGAGGCGATCTTGCCAAGGTGCAGCGAGCAGTGTGCATGATCAGCAACAACACCGCAGTTGCCGAAGTGTTTTCACGTATTGACATCAAATTTGATCTCATGTATTCCAAGAGAGCATTTGTTCACTGGTATGTTGGCGAAGGAATGGAGGAAGGCGAGTTCAGCGAGGCTCGTGAAGATCTGGCCGCTCTCGAGAAAGATTATGAAGAAGTTGGCGCTGAAGGTGCAGATGATGAAGAGGAGGAAGGTGAAGATTATTAGAGTTGGTTGGCGGGTCGGGTCACATGCATGTTCTGTCAAATCATTGTGGGTTGGCTGTTGGCTAATCTCTCTCCCTACCCTTCATTTGTGTGCTATTATAATTGTTATGTGATCTGTGTATGATGCTGTTCTGTCTTTTGTTGGAAAATTGTTAAATGGTATTGTTATGTGATTTAAgtgatttttaagttttaatca comes from the Henckelia pumila isolate YLH828 chromosome 1, ASM3356847v2, whole genome shotgun sequence genome and includes:
- the LOC140870291 gene encoding tubulin alpha-3 chain isoform X2 → MREIISIHIGQAGIQVGNSCWELYCLEHDIHPDGMMPSDTSVGVAHDAFNTFFSETGSGKHVPRAIFVDLEPTVIDEVRTGAYRQLFHPEQLISGKEDAANNFARGHYTVGKEIVDLCLDRVRKLADNCTGLQGFLVFNAVGGGTGSGLGSLLLERLSVDYGKKSKLGFTIYPSPQVSTAVVEPYNSVLSTHSLLEHTDVVVLLDNEAIYDICRRSLDIERPTYTNLNRLISQIISSLTTSLRFDGAINVDVTEFQTNLVPYPRIHFMLSSYAPVISAEKAYHEQLSVPEITNAVFEPSSMMAKCDPRHGKYMACCLMYRGDVVPKDVNAAVATIKTKRTVQFVDWCPTGFKCGINYQPPAVVPGGDLAKVQRAVCMISNNTAVAEVKASSARLVKIWPLSRKIMKKLALKVQMMKRRKVKIIRVGWRVGSHACSVKSLWVGCWLISLPTLHLCAIIIVM
- the LOC140870291 gene encoding tubulin alpha-3 chain isoform X1 — its product is MREIISIHIGQAGIQVGNSCWELYCLEHDIHPDGMMPSDTSVGVAHDAFNTFFSETGSGKHVPRAIFVDLEPTVIDEVRTGAYRQLFHPEQLISGKEDAANNFARGHYTVGKEIVDLCLDRVRKLADNCTGLQGFLVFNAVGGGTGSGLGSLLLERLSVDYGKKSKLGFTIYPSPQVSTAVVEPYNSVLSTHSLLEHTDVVVLLDNEAIYDICRRSLDIERPTYTNLNRLISQIISSLTTSLRFDGAINVDVTEFQTNLVPYPRIHFMLSSYAPVISAEKAYHEQLSVPEITNAVFEPSSMMAKCDPRHGKYMACCLMYRGDVVPKDVNAAVATIKTKRTVQFVDWCPTGFKCGINYQPPAVVPGGDLAKVQRAVCMISNNTAVAEVFSRIDIKFDLMYSKRAFVHWYVGEGMEEGEFSEAREDLAALEKDYEEVGAEGADDEEEEGEDY